One window of Cloacibacillus sp. genomic DNA carries:
- the dnaA gene encoding chromosomal replication initiator protein DnaA, with protein MSKDLDIIWKEYYKYCLEKLGPEDKTAEIYLQTCMPISLDGGVLVLDVATQFAMDQIAKRYLPRMKELLVETSFGSDIQLKVPVETAFPTDKESRLSEPRLPEPQKTSAGRNGLNPNYVFSSFVVGKSNRLPHAASLAVAESPGNTYNPFFIWGKVGLGKTHLMHAIGHHIEAANQNTKILYVSAEKFTNDLITAIRNNTNQEFRARYRELDVLMIDDVQFIAGKEQTQEEFFWTFNTLHDAKKQIIISADRPPKDIDGIADRLVSRFEWGLVTDIQPPDLETRVAILQKKAEMKKYMNIPDDVIMFIAQNIPSNIRELEGSLNRIVACSDLNHEPINIENAGVWLKDLIKEHPTGAVSIGLIQQLTAEAFGFSMDELLSKKRTADLALARQTAMYVARNKTSEALIQIAYAFNKKDHTVVIHACRKITELIKSDLRVRSFVDNIVNKL; from the coding sequence ATGTCGAAAGATTTAGATATAATTTGGAAAGAGTATTACAAATATTGTCTTGAGAAACTCGGGCCTGAGGACAAGACCGCCGAGATATATCTCCAGACCTGTATGCCCATCTCCCTTGACGGGGGGGTGCTGGTGCTGGACGTGGCCACACAATTCGCAATGGATCAGATAGCGAAACGGTATCTGCCGCGGATGAAGGAGCTTTTGGTCGAGACGAGCTTCGGGTCGGACATACAGCTCAAGGTGCCTGTTGAGACCGCCTTTCCAACCGATAAGGAAAGCCGGCTCTCAGAACCTCGCCTTCCGGAACCGCAAAAAACGTCGGCCGGACGCAACGGGCTCAATCCAAATTATGTATTTTCCTCCTTCGTAGTCGGCAAGTCAAACAGGCTTCCGCACGCCGCGAGCCTTGCTGTCGCCGAATCTCCAGGCAACACCTACAACCCTTTCTTCATCTGGGGAAAGGTCGGCCTTGGCAAGACGCATCTTATGCACGCCATAGGACATCACATCGAGGCCGCGAACCAGAATACAAAAATACTCTACGTGAGCGCGGAAAAATTCACAAACGACCTTATCACGGCAATAAGAAACAATACAAATCAGGAGTTCAGAGCGCGCTATCGCGAGCTGGACGTGCTGATGATAGACGACGTGCAGTTCATCGCCGGCAAAGAGCAGACGCAGGAGGAGTTTTTCTGGACCTTCAACACTCTGCATGACGCAAAAAAACAGATAATAATAAGCGCGGACCGTCCTCCAAAGGACATAGACGGCATAGCCGACAGGCTCGTTTCGCGTTTTGAATGGGGTCTAGTGACCGACATCCAGCCGCCGGATCTTGAAACGCGCGTCGCAATCCTCCAAAAAAAGGCCGAGATGAAAAAATACATGAACATCCCGGACGACGTCATTATGTTCATAGCGCAGAACATCCCAAGCAACATAAGGGAGCTTGAAGGCTCTTTGAACAGGATCGTCGCCTGCTCCGACCTCAACCACGAGCCGATAAACATCGAAAACGCCGGCGTCTGGCTGAAGGACCTCATAAAAGAGCACCCGACAGGCGCGGTCAGCATAGGCCTCATACAGCAGCTTACAGCGGAGGCGTTCGGCTTTTCGATGGACGAACTGCTTTCCAAAAAAAGAACGGCAGATCTCGCGCTCGCACGCCAGACCGCTATGTACGTCGCGCGCAACAAAACAAGCGAGGCGCTTATCCAGATAGCCTATGCGTTCAACAAGAAAGACCATACTGTTGTCATCCACGCATGCCGGAAAATAACGGAGCTTATCAAGAGCGACCTTCGCGTCCGATCATTTGTGGATAACATTGTGAATAAATTATAA
- the dnaN gene encoding DNA polymerase III subunit beta, with protein MKLTINKKLFLASWGLAERSTSTTGSVSILSSILLKAGPDEVTLQATDIKTSVICRTSGITVYEPGDAVFPIKMVSDLFKKAPGEEFTLEVKEGKVTLRAGKSKYNFSTYPLAEFPVLPSSEKARPFCTVSASELARVLDEGTLAASSGEEFPLYLSSANLQIVQNRLDVVSTDTRRLALASVSVTEPGGDASALLPMKGVKELQRILSSLAPDTTVSVLYDSAQFYFKTDSLEFTVRRVESKFPPYEKILPKGSTLEVLTDRGALISALERADVIVRDFNRMVIMDIVPGESLMLRAKAPDFGQAKEEVAADISGAELRIAINSKFFLEALKVLREPDVKLSFNGQAGHMAVKRSASDDFLCLIAPINLTEAELRAADPDSDGTDGI; from the coding sequence ATGAAGCTTACCATCAATAAAAAACTGTTTCTCGCAAGCTGGGGTCTTGCCGAGAGGAGCACCTCGACAACCGGGTCCGTCAGCATTCTTTCATCGATCCTGCTTAAGGCTGGGCCTGATGAGGTCACTTTGCAGGCGACCGACATCAAGACCTCCGTAATCTGCCGCACCTCCGGGATAACCGTCTATGAACCTGGAGACGCGGTATTTCCGATAAAGATGGTGAGCGACCTTTTCAAAAAGGCGCCTGGAGAGGAATTTACGCTTGAGGTCAAAGAGGGCAAGGTCACTCTGCGTGCCGGCAAGAGCAAATATAATTTCTCGACCTATCCGCTTGCTGAGTTTCCAGTGCTTCCAAGCTCCGAAAAAGCACGTCCGTTCTGCACCGTTTCCGCCTCAGAGCTTGCGCGCGTGCTAGACGAAGGTACGCTTGCCGCCTCTTCCGGCGAGGAATTTCCGCTTTACCTCTCCTCCGCTAATCTCCAGATAGTTCAAAACAGGCTGGACGTCGTCTCCACCGATACGAGACGCCTCGCGCTTGCCTCCGTATCTGTAACGGAACCAGGCGGAGACGCCTCAGCGCTGCTTCCGATGAAGGGCGTGAAGGAGCTTCAGCGCATCCTTTCGTCGCTTGCTCCAGATACGACTGTCTCCGTCCTTTACGACAGCGCGCAGTTTTATTTCAAGACCGACTCACTTGAATTTACCGTGCGCCGCGTCGAATCAAAATTTCCCCCCTACGAGAAGATATTGCCGAAAGGCAGCACGCTTGAGGTACTTACAGACCGCGGCGCGCTCATCTCCGCGCTTGAACGCGCAGACGTAATCGTCCGCGATTTCAACCGAATGGTAATCATGGACATAGTTCCGGGAGAGAGCCTGATGCTCCGCGCGAAGGCGCCTGACTTCGGACAGGCCAAGGAAGAGGTGGCGGCGGACATAAGCGGCGCGGAACTTCGCATTGCAATAAATTCCAAGTTCTTCCTTGAAGCGCTTAAGGTGCTCCGCGAGCCTGACGTCAAGCTTTCCTTCAACGGACAGGCGGGCCACATGGCGGTCAAACGAAGCGCAAGCGACGATTTCCTCTGCCTTATAGCGCCGATAAACCTCACCGAGGCCGAGCTCAGAGCGGCCGATCCTGATTCAGACGGGACAGATGGGATTTAG
- the recF gene encoding DNA replication and repair protein RecF (All proteins in this family for which functions are known are DNA-binding proteins that assist the filamentation of RecA onto DNA for the initiation of recombination or recombinational repair.): protein MGFSRVRFNNFKNIEPREMRWSPGLNLLTGKNGAGKTNILEGINIISGWGPLDGGAKASSLASWNSGSQEIQLTGELESKEIIRVKIAKRFMLKIDEKTTSASDLRWKIPVLTFLPEDMSIIEGASASRRRLIDMLLAIIIPSYALRLSEYRRGVRQKAQFLKRGMPSLVADRVLMPLASWIWKMREEGVRLLSSCLDDLSDLTPAKIELSLKRGGAGFCQEHEEDYARAVFANRERESALKFPLVGPHRDDVIITAGGRLAADSQSRGLRRRTAIALLLCAADGVRRKTGRSPVLLLDEVTAELDDIGRALLFDALTARRTQVFAATAESAASFPGAVYTVTNGAVSENFS from the coding sequence ATGGGATTTAGTCGGGTAAGATTCAACAACTTTAAAAACATAGAGCCCCGGGAGATGAGATGGTCCCCGGGGCTCAATCTGCTAACGGGCAAAAACGGCGCCGGAAAGACGAACATCCTTGAAGGCATAAACATAATATCCGGCTGGGGCCCGCTTGACGGGGGGGCGAAAGCCTCGTCTCTTGCCTCGTGGAACAGCGGCTCGCAGGAGATACAGCTTACCGGCGAGCTTGAGTCAAAAGAGATAATCAGAGTCAAAATAGCAAAGCGCTTCATGCTGAAAATAGACGAAAAGACGACGAGCGCCTCGGACCTCAGGTGGAAGATACCGGTACTCACCTTTCTTCCCGAGGACATGTCGATAATCGAAGGCGCCTCCGCGTCAAGGCGCAGGCTGATAGATATGCTGCTTGCGATAATCATTCCGTCATACGCTCTGCGGCTTTCGGAATACAGGCGCGGAGTCCGCCAGAAGGCGCAGTTTTTAAAACGCGGAATGCCTTCACTTGTCGCGGACCGCGTCCTTATGCCTCTTGCCTCCTGGATATGGAAGATGCGCGAAGAGGGAGTCCGGCTGCTTTCTTCGTGCCTCGACGACCTTTCGGATCTTACGCCGGCGAAAATAGAGCTTTCCTTGAAGCGCGGAGGCGCTGGATTTTGTCAGGAACACGAAGAGGATTACGCAAGAGCCGTTTTTGCCAATAGGGAGCGGGAAAGCGCTTTGAAATTTCCGCTTGTAGGCCCGCACCGCGACGACGTCATAATCACCGCGGGAGGACGTCTTGCCGCCGACTCGCAAAGCCGCGGGCTGCGGAGGCGCACCGCGATAGCGCTTTTGCTCTGCGCGGCGGACGGAGTGAGGCGAAAGACGGGCCGCTCGCCAGTGCTGCTTTTGGACGAGGTGACGGCGGAGCTTGACGACATCGGGCGCGCGCTGCTTTTTGACGCGCTCACTGCAAGGCGTACGCAGGTATTCGCAGCTACTGCTGAATCTGCGGCCTCGTTTCCAGGCGCCGTCTATACCGTGACAAACGGCGCGGTTTCTGAGAATTTTTCTTAA
- the mnmG gene encoding tRNA uridine-5-carboxymethylaminomethyl(34) synthesis enzyme MnmG: MKINDKYDVIVIGGGHAGCEAALAASRMGCRTLLLCLYLESIAMMPCNPSIGGPAKGHMVREIDALGGECAAAADAATRHLRWLNTSKGAAVRALRAQCSPRRYSDHYRCALLRQNNLELHQAQASELIVENGAARGVKIKTGQSFYASCVILATGTYLASKIHIGLTCHKSGPLGMVSAYDFSRSLKKAGLETGRLRTDTTPRLHLDTIDWESLECQKSITEPQALSFFGEKKIYDEMVCGMTRTNEQTHSIIRKYFEQSPLWTGRLGTEGPRYCPSIDDKIIKFPEKDSHPIFLEPIAPEGKEVYVQNFSTSMCFEAQLESVRTIKGCEKAHILRPGYAIEYDFVQPTQLTAWLEAKPVKNLFLAGQINGTSGYEEAAAQGLIAGINAAMRVKEKEPFVLRRDESYIGVLIDDLVTKGTKEPYRMLTSRCEYRLLLRHDNAADRLCEKGYKAGLLPEEKWSRFLESQKLTEAEAARIKLFRIEPTPENNEKITAASSSSITEPTSAENLLRRPEISWDLIASMTGSELEKEYGEKIADGLKYEGYIERQLRQVEKFRRMELLKIPDYINYETLTGLSAEGRAKLLKIKPAALGQASRIPGVPPTDIQLLWVAIEGGRREKNDERRERG, encoded by the coding sequence GTGAAAATAAACGACAAATACGACGTAATAGTGATAGGAGGCGGACATGCCGGATGTGAGGCGGCGCTTGCCGCCTCAAGAATGGGCTGCCGCACCCTCTTGCTCTGCCTCTATCTTGAAAGCATAGCGATGATGCCCTGCAATCCATCGATAGGCGGCCCCGCAAAAGGCCACATGGTGCGCGAGATAGACGCGCTTGGCGGCGAATGCGCGGCTGCGGCGGACGCAGCGACCCGCCATCTGCGTTGGCTGAACACCTCAAAGGGCGCGGCTGTACGCGCGCTTCGCGCCCAGTGCAGCCCAAGAAGGTACAGCGACCATTACCGCTGCGCGCTGCTGCGCCAAAACAATCTTGAGCTCCATCAGGCTCAGGCGTCAGAGCTTATAGTTGAAAACGGCGCGGCGCGCGGCGTAAAAATAAAGACGGGACAGAGCTTTTACGCCTCGTGCGTAATACTTGCGACAGGCACATACCTCGCCTCAAAGATCCACATAGGCCTCACCTGCCACAAATCCGGGCCGCTTGGAATGGTCTCCGCCTATGATTTTTCGCGCAGCCTGAAAAAAGCCGGCCTTGAAACTGGGCGTCTGCGCACGGACACGACGCCGAGGCTGCACCTTGACACCATCGACTGGGAGTCGCTTGAATGTCAAAAAAGCATAACGGAGCCGCAGGCGCTATCTTTTTTTGGCGAAAAAAAAATCTACGACGAGATGGTCTGCGGCATGACGCGCACAAATGAACAGACTCATTCCATCATAAGAAAATATTTTGAACAGTCGCCCCTTTGGACGGGCAGGCTCGGCACCGAAGGCCCCAGATATTGCCCCTCCATCGACGACAAGATAATCAAGTTCCCTGAAAAGGACAGCCACCCCATCTTTCTCGAACCGATAGCTCCTGAGGGCAAAGAGGTCTATGTACAGAATTTTTCGACCTCTATGTGCTTTGAGGCTCAGCTTGAATCTGTACGCACCATAAAAGGCTGCGAAAAGGCGCACATCCTGCGTCCCGGCTATGCGATAGAATATGATTTCGTGCAGCCTACGCAGCTTACGGCGTGGCTTGAGGCAAAACCGGTAAAAAATCTCTTTTTGGCGGGCCAGATAAACGGCACCTCCGGCTACGAAGAGGCGGCGGCGCAAGGGCTCATAGCCGGCATCAACGCCGCTATGAGGGTGAAAGAAAAAGAGCCGTTTGTGCTTAGGCGCGACGAATCATACATAGGAGTGCTCATAGACGACCTTGTTACGAAGGGTACGAAAGAGCCGTACAGAATGCTTACGAGCCGCTGCGAATACAGGCTTTTGCTGCGTCACGACAACGCGGCCGACAGGCTTTGCGAAAAAGGATATAAGGCGGGGCTTCTTCCAGAGGAAAAATGGAGCCGTTTCTTAGAGTCCCAAAAACTTACCGAGGCCGAGGCCGCCCGCATCAAGCTCTTTAGGATAGAGCCAACGCCTGAAAACAACGAAAAAATTACCGCAGCCAGCTCGTCTTCGATAACGGAACCGACATCCGCGGAAAATCTGCTAAGACGTCCTGAGATATCATGGGATCTGATCGCTTCGATGACCGGTTCCGAACTGGAAAAAGAATACGGCGAAAAAATAGCGGATGGCCTAAAATACGAGGGGTATATAGAACGCCAGCTTCGTCAGGTCGAAAAATTCAGGCGCATGGAGCTGCTGAAAATACCGGACTATATAAACTACGAGACTTTGACCGGCCTCTCAGCGGAGGGCCGCGCGAAGCTGCTGAAAATAAAGCCGGCCGCGCTTGGACAGGCCTCGCGCATCCCCGGCGTCCCGCCGACGGACATACAGCTTTTGTGGGTAGCCATTGAAGGCGGAAGAAGAGAAAAAAACGATGAGCGGCGCGAAAGAGGATAA
- a CDS encoding DciA family protein yields MSGAKEDKFKSAADIVSSAIFGSDASRALPDAGRWAQLRLALKMAELEEKWEQAAGTALASKSRPAACDASGDVMTVLIHVADQTVLSSVRFRKNQLERRLAGFFGVPSVRADFKVGPVVRPPETKEAAAAADRRPPVLLSDAEVRDETLKFSDEGLSVEAAEKFARIKLSLEKLAKRRDTGQK; encoded by the coding sequence ATGAGCGGCGCGAAAGAGGATAAATTTAAGAGCGCGGCCGACATTGTAAGCTCCGCCATCTTTGGAAGCGACGCCTCGCGCGCGCTGCCTGACGCTGGACGCTGGGCGCAGCTGCGGCTCGCCCTCAAAATGGCCGAGCTTGAAGAAAAATGGGAACAGGCGGCGGGCACAGCTCTTGCCTCAAAAAGCCGTCCCGCAGCCTGCGACGCCTCAGGCGACGTGATGACAGTGCTCATACACGTTGCCGACCAGACGGTGCTTTCCTCTGTGCGCTTTCGCAAAAATCAGTTGGAGCGCCGTCTGGCCGGTTTTTTCGGCGTGCCAAGCGTCAGGGCTGATTTCAAAGTAGGCCCTGTAGTTCGGCCTCCAGAGACCAAAGAGGCTGCAGCCGCTGCGGACAGAAGGCCTCCCGTGCTGCTTTCCGACGCCGAGGTGCGCGATGAGACGCTTAAATTTTCCGACGAGGGGCTCTCCGTCGAGGCCGCGGAAAAATTCGCGCGCATAAAGCTGTCGCTTGAAAAACTTGCAAAGCGAAGAGATACCGGGCAAAAATAA
- a CDS encoding desulfoferrodoxin family protein yields the protein MKLGEIMKDGDFKAEKHVPTIEAPESIKKGEEALVKVMVGKEIKHPNTPLHHISWIQLYFKPDDATPAVDVAKFSFNSHGDTMDLEKPGCAVTEPASCVRFKPTKSGTLIAESFCNVHGPWECSKKIEVTE from the coding sequence ATGAAATTAGGCGAAATAATGAAAGACGGAGATTTTAAAGCGGAGAAGCACGTTCCGACCATCGAAGCGCCGGAGTCAATAAAAAAGGGTGAAGAGGCGCTCGTCAAAGTGATGGTAGGCAAAGAGATCAAGCACCCGAACACGCCGCTTCATCACATAAGCTGGATACAGCTCTACTTCAAGCCCGACGATGCGACTCCGGCAGTAGACGTAGCGAAGTTCAGCTTCAACAGCCACGGCGACACGATGGATCTTGAAAAGCCCGGATGCGCCGTCACCGAACCCGCAAGCTGCGTAAGATTCAAGCCTACAAAGTCAGGCACGCTCATCGCGGAGAGCTTCTGTAACGTCCACGGGCCGTGGGAGTGCTCAAAGAAAATCGAGGTCACGGAATAA
- a CDS encoding cupin domain-containing protein, translating to MILKNQEEGIQREKLGGTGNGRALAFPIDIPDTNGAFIMTTRLELEPGASIGYHKHEDNEEVYFIMAGSGLYCEENEKRTVKAGDILLCRRGNSHGIENTEAETLKIGAAIAKRS from the coding sequence ATGATATTGAAAAATCAGGAAGAGGGAATACAGAGGGAAAAACTTGGAGGAACGGGAAACGGCCGCGCGCTTGCCTTCCCCATAGATATACCTGACACAAACGGCGCCTTCATAATGACGACGCGGCTCGAACTTGAACCAGGCGCGTCGATCGGCTACCACAAGCACGAGGACAACGAAGAGGTCTACTTCATTATGGCTGGAAGCGGCCTCTACTGCGAAGAGAACGAAAAAAGAACGGTAAAGGCGGGGGACATACTGCTGTGCCGCCGCGGCAACTCGCACGGCATAGAAAACACGGAAGCGGAGACGCTTAAGATCGGAGCCGCTATCGCTAAACGTTCATAG
- a CDS encoding DUF362 domain-containing protein has protein sequence MNLLQKLDMLMRRAGIEKISFKNQFVAIKMHLGEPGNIAYLRPNYAKTCADLIKSLGGKPFLTDSNTLYVGRRKDALEHLEAAYENGFNPFCTGCHVIIADGLKGSDEALVPIKGAELVKQAKIGRAIADADVIFSLTHFKGHELTGFGGVIKNIGMGSGSRAGKMEMHCDGKPSVSEDKCIGCGRCARNCAQHAISFSGGKAAVKEDKCVGCGRCISACPFDAISENNYSSNENLCKKTAEYAKAVLDGKPSFHVSIVVDVAPFCDCHAENDASVIADIGFFASFDPVALDQACAEAVMAAPAVCNTYLSEKIKENGVDGDNFHAMHPSTHWQTMLEHCERLGVGTRKYELIEV, from the coding sequence ATGAATCTGCTTCAAAAGCTTGATATGCTGATGCGCAGGGCCGGGATCGAAAAAATCAGCTTTAAAAATCAGTTTGTCGCGATAAAAATGCATCTTGGCGAACCAGGCAACATCGCCTATCTTCGCCCGAACTACGCAAAGACCTGCGCGGACCTTATAAAATCGCTTGGAGGAAAGCCCTTTCTGACGGACAGCAACACCCTCTACGTAGGACGCAGAAAGGACGCGCTCGAACATCTTGAGGCGGCCTATGAAAACGGGTTCAATCCGTTCTGCACCGGCTGCCACGTCATCATAGCCGACGGACTGAAAGGTTCGGACGAGGCGCTTGTTCCGATAAAGGGCGCGGAACTTGTGAAGCAGGCGAAAATAGGCCGCGCTATAGCCGACGCGGACGTCATTTTTTCACTGACGCACTTCAAGGGGCACGAACTGACGGGCTTTGGCGGCGTCATAAAAAATATCGGAATGGGTTCCGGCTCGCGAGCCGGAAAAATGGAGATGCACTGCGACGGAAAGCCCTCCGTTTCGGAGGATAAATGTATCGGCTGCGGAAGATGCGCGAGAAACTGCGCGCAGCACGCGATATCCTTTTCCGGCGGCAAGGCTGCCGTAAAAGAGGACAAATGCGTCGGCTGTGGCCGCTGCATCTCGGCCTGCCCCTTTGACGCGATCTCAGAAAACAATTACAGCAGCAACGAGAATCTCTGCAAAAAGACGGCGGAGTACGCAAAGGCCGTGCTTGACGGAAAACCTTCCTTCCACGTAAGCATAGTGGTGGACGTAGCACCCTTCTGCGACTGCCACGCGGAAAACGACGCTTCGGTGATTGCGGACATCGGCTTTTTCGCCTCGTTCGACCCTGTGGCGCTCGATCAGGCCTGCGCGGAGGCGGTCATGGCGGCGCCAGCCGTCTGCAACACCTATCTTTCTGAAAAAATAAAGGAAAACGGCGTGGACGGCGACAACTTCCACGCGATGCACCCGTCCACGCACTGGCAGACGATGCTTGAGCACTGTGAAAGGCTAGGCGTGGGAACAAGAAAATATGAGCTTATAGAGGTATAA
- a CDS encoding manganese efflux pump MntP family protein, whose product MLFSENLAVTATAASIAMDAFSVSICLGLCHEHLTKREALILGTAFGGFQFFMPLLGGQIAQHTSGVFGSWTPWMAAALIVWVAIGMIREAGKQDGCANSCMTVTVKNVILLAFATSLDALAVGFSIESTGGSAWRLSVIAGVITFALSVIGALVGKRLGERFGKNAEYFGGAVLLLIAAKIIFDVQAM is encoded by the coding sequence ATGTTGTTTTCTGAAAATCTCGCTGTAACAGCGACCGCGGCCTCTATTGCGATGGACGCGTTTTCCGTTTCTATCTGTCTTGGGCTTTGTCACGAACATCTGACAAAGCGCGAGGCGCTCATACTGGGGACGGCCTTCGGCGGCTTTCAGTTTTTCATGCCGCTTCTTGGCGGCCAGATAGCGCAACACACCTCCGGCGTTTTCGGGAGCTGGACGCCGTGGATGGCCGCCGCGCTCATCGTCTGGGTGGCGATAGGCATGATACGCGAGGCCGGCAAACAGGACGGGTGCGCCAACAGCTGTATGACTGTAACTGTGAAAAACGTCATCCTGCTTGCTTTCGCCACGTCGCTTGACGCGCTCGCCGTCGGCTTTTCAATAGAAAGCACCGGCGGTTCCGCATGGAGGCTATCCGTCATTGCGGGCGTCATAACATTCGCGCTTTCGGTAATAGGCGCGCTCGTCGGAAAAAGGCTCGGCGAGCGCTTTGGAAAGAACGCTGAATATTTCGGCGGCGCCGTGCTGCTTTTGATAGCCGCAAAAATAATCTTCGACGTGCAGGCTATGTAA
- a CDS encoding AI-2E family transporter, translating to MSTKCGNENFISQNLPFLIFFSFFALLAWDVASTMTSPIIWAAMLSFVSMPIFHFINKKMLRGHAQTLSAMLTLLVLLILCVVPVAYIITTLGSEAAGMGVKLTHFLSALQAQAFSGKSIDPPAWMPLWASDYIRSFLENSAAVKNLLSGAAQWGAKALSSLSASVIEQGSSFLFSTMVTLMVSFFFIRDGGRIITWIMEIVPLSEDEKGTFFTRTASIMNSIIYGAILTVAAQAILGALGWWFVGLGSPALFGMLMFFFGMFPMGTAVVWGPGALYLALSGDAKQAVFLFIWGACVVSVADNVLRPFLISGGGAKEHEIPTLLIILGIFGGLIKWGFLGIFIGPLVLVLFVSVCDLYKKRWLER from the coding sequence ATGAGTACTAAGTGCGGGAACGAGAATTTTATATCACAAAATCTGCCGTTTTTGATTTTTTTCAGCTTTTTTGCGCTGCTTGCGTGGGATGTGGCGTCAACTATGACCTCTCCAATAATTTGGGCCGCGATGCTTTCGTTTGTATCGATGCCGATATTTCATTTTATAAATAAAAAAATGTTAAGGGGACACGCCCAGACTCTCTCCGCGATGCTTACGCTTCTTGTACTGCTTATTCTCTGCGTCGTGCCCGTGGCCTATATAATCACGACGCTCGGAAGCGAGGCGGCCGGCATGGGCGTGAAGCTGACGCATTTTTTATCGGCGCTGCAGGCGCAGGCCTTTTCAGGAAAGAGTATCGACCCTCCGGCGTGGATGCCTCTTTGGGCCTCTGATTACATCCGGTCCTTTTTAGAAAATTCGGCGGCGGTGAAGAACCTCTTAAGCGGCGCCGCGCAGTGGGGCGCAAAGGCGCTGAGCTCGCTTTCGGCCTCCGTCATAGAACAGGGCTCCTCTTTTTTGTTCAGCACGATGGTTACTCTGATGGTTTCCTTCTTCTTTATAAGGGACGGAGGCAGGATAATAACGTGGATAATGGAGATCGTGCCGCTTTCAGAGGATGAAAAGGGAACTTTTTTCACAAGGACGGCCTCTATCATGAACTCTATAATCTACGGCGCAATCCTTACAGTTGCGGCGCAGGCCATCCTTGGCGCTCTTGGCTGGTGGTTCGTCGGGCTCGGCAGTCCCGCGCTGTTTGGGATGCTGATGTTCTTTTTTGGAATGTTTCCGATGGGAACGGCGGTTGTATGGGGGCCAGGCGCTCTCTACCTCGCACTTTCCGGCGACGCGAAACAGGCTGTCTTTTTGTTTATCTGGGGCGCCTGCGTCGTAAGCGTAGCGGACAACGTGCTGCGGCCTTTTCTAATAAGCGGGGGCGGCGCCAAAGAACATGAGATACCGACGCTGCTCATAATCCTTGGCATCTTCGGCGGCCTGATAAAATGGGGCTTTCTTGGCATTTTCATCGGCCCTCTTGTGCTTGTGCTTTTCGTCTCTGTCTGCGATCTATACAAAAAAAGATGGCTTGAGCGGTAG